Proteins encoded in a region of the Coffea eugenioides isolate CCC68of chromosome 4, Ceug_1.0, whole genome shotgun sequence genome:
- the LOC113769210 gene encoding protein FAR1-RELATED SEQUENCE 9-like, with product MLKKYDLEDNDWLKHMFEIKEKWALVYGRETFCADMTTTQRSESMNSVLKRYVTYKNKFHEFFSHFERLVDDRRYKELKADFRAYTSTPVLPFDVDVLKQAASVYTLEVFKWFEVEWGKSHDCGIITYSEVGTVTEYKITPKVLNVRNIMKITSQYIIKRWTSKAKAGYIRDNNSCNINNDLDPKVLFTKRYRDLCRLYTQLVTKAVQAEETYRIAKEGLLKMLDLVDARLYQEGPVGDIINIVSTGCSIQHHELQEANTNEVSMIESLQYQQNYGQLCTFSSMNMTGLLKAQELHGFRGAKINQFELNDNSCTMGQKVGADRNEERVREIGFARHNKRSPTFASWCFRSFLAEN from the exons ATGTTGAAGAAATATGATCTTGAAGACAATGATTGGTTGAAACATATGTTTGAAATTAAAGAGAAATGGGCATTGGTATATGGAAGGGAAACATTTTGTGCAGATATGACAACAACACAAAGAAGCGAAAGCATGAATAGTGTGCTAAAAAGGTATGTAACCTACAAGAATAAATTTCATGAGTTTTTCAGTCATTTTGAGAGGCTAGTTGATGATCGTAGATATAAAGAACTTAAAGCCGACTTTAGAGCATATACAAGTACTCCAGTACTACCATTTGATGTTGATGTTTTGAAACAAGCTGCAAGTGTTTATACGCTTGAAGTATTCAAATGGTTTGAAGTTGAGTGGGGCAAATCTCATGATTGTGGTATAATCACCTACAGTGAGGTTGGAACAGTGACAGAGTATAAGATCACTCCTAAAG TTCTTAATGTAAGAAACATAATGAAGATCACTAGTCAATACATAATAAAGAGATGGACCAGCAAAGCAAAAGCAGGATATATTAGAGACAATAATTCTTGCAATATCAATAATGATTTGGATCCGAAAGTGCTTTTTACGAAGCGTTATAGAGATTTGTGTAGACTATATACTCAATTGGTCACAAAAGCTGTACAAGCAGAAGAAACTTATAGAATTGCTAAAGAAGGCCTTTTGAAAATGTTGGATTTGGTTGATGCAAGGTTATATCAAGAGGGG ccTGTAGGAGATATTATAAATATTGTATCTACAGGATGCAGTATACAACATCATGAACTACAAGAG gcaAATACAAATGAGGTGAGCATGATAGAATCTTTACAGTATCAACAAAATTATGGCCAACTATGCACTTTCAGTTCCATGAACATGACTGGCTTGCTCAAG GCACAAGAATTACATGGTTTCAGAGGAGCAAAAATAAATCAGTTCGAATTGAATGACAACTCTTGTACTATGGGACAAAAAGTTGGAGCTGATCGCAATGAAGAG AGAGTTAGAGAAATAGGTTTTGCAAGACATAATAAGAGGTCTCCAACATTTGCTTCATGGTGCTTTAGATCTTTCCTCGCGGAAAATTAG